Proteins co-encoded in one Neoarius graeffei isolate fNeoGra1 chromosome 11, fNeoGra1.pri, whole genome shotgun sequence genomic window:
- the LOC132893771 gene encoding uncharacterized protein LOC132893771, with amino-acid sequence MDCFGPFHTKQGRKDQKRYGLIFTCLSSRAVHIELLEDLTTDAFINALRCFVAIRGTVRQIKSDQGTNFVGARNELTKALQEVDKDRLTAFLAEKHCDFSMNVPGASHMGGVWERQIRTVRSVLNWVLSKSAGKLDDASLRTFFYEAMLTVNSRPLTTDCITDPKGLEPLTPNHLLTLKSSVPLPPPGKFVEADLYARKRWRRVQYLVEQFWCRWKKEYLANITRRQCWQTPRRNVKNGDVVILKEEELPRNEWRLGRVLDVCKDEDGLVRKVKVQIGNKKLGKEGQRLISPTILERPIHKLVVLVENN; translated from the coding sequence ATGGATTGCTTCGGACCGTTCCACACAAAGCAAGGTCGTAAAGACCAGAAGAGATATGGACTCATATTCACttgtctttcctcaagagcagtcCACATAGAACTGTTAGAAGATCTAACAACGGATGCAttcataaatgccttgagatGTTTTGTAGCTATCCGTGGGACTGTACGACAAATCAAATCCGATCAAGGAACAAATTTTGTTGGGGCAAGAAATGAGCTAACAAAGGCATTGCAGGAAGTAGACAAAGACAGATTAACTGCCTTTCTGGCTGAAAAACATTGTGACTTCTCTATGAACGTGCCTGGTGCTAGTCACATGGGAGGTGTATGGGAACGGCAAATCAGGACAGTCCGTAGCGTCCTGAACTGGGTTCTCTCCAAGAGTGCCGGAAAACTAGATGATGCTTCGCTGAGAACGTTTTTCTATGAAGCCATGTTAACTGTAAACAGCCGCCCACTCACCACTGACTGCATTACCGATCCTAAAGGTCTAGAGCCACTTACTCCAAATCACTTACTTACCTTGAAATCCTCAGTTCCACTTCCTCCACCAGGAAAATTCGTAGAAGCAGATCTGTATGCTAGGAAACGGTGGCGCAGAGTGCAGTACCTGGTAGAGCAATTCTGGTGTCGATGGAAGAAAGAGTATCTAGCAAACATCACCCGCAGACAGTGCTGGCAAACTCCAAGAAGAAATGTTAAGAATGGAGATGTTGTCATTCTTAAAGAGGAAGAGCTTCCGCGAAATGAGTGGAGACTTGGAAGAGTGCTCGATGTTTGTAAGGATGAGGATGGACTAGTGCGAAAGGTCAAAGTACAAATAGGAAACAAGAAGCTTGGAAAGGAGGGTCAACGACTCATTAGCCCAACCATTCTTGAACGCCCTATTCATAAATTAGTTGTGCTTGTAGAAAACAACTAG